ACTACGTGAAGGTGCAGGGCCTGGTCATATCACAGATGCTGCGCAAGAGCGTGGAGACTCGGGACTGGCTCAGCACTCTGGAGCCCCGTAATGTGCGGGCCGTCATGAAGCGGGTGGTGGAGGATACCACCGCCATCGACGTGCaggtgctgcccaggctggctgggggAGCCCTGACGCAGGCTGGGGGTGCTGTCCCTTCAAGAGGGGCTGGGGAAGCAGAGGATCACTAGCAGTCTCTGCCTGGAGGAGGGGACATGTGTATCTGGGCTTCTTAAGGGGCCAGTTCTGTAGCCAGGGCGTCCGCGAGGGAACCCCAGGGGAACAAGTCTCCAAGGATGAAGACGAAAGGGGCTGGGCAGTGCCTATGTCCACGGTCTTGTTCCTCCTCAGCCCAGGATTATGACATCTTCGCCCCTATTTTACCTGTGGAGAAGCAGAGGCTCAGGGTTACCCAGGAAGTCAGGGCAGGGTTGGTGCTGGTGCCCATGCTGAGGCTGAAGATTAGGCCTCAGACCAACTCTTGTGTCCTGCCTTTGCCCCACTCCACTGGTTCTATAAATAGCGACCACGTACCTACTAAatagcaggcctggtggtgactaCCCTGTTATTCTTGTAATGCTTGAGTAGCTGACTTAGGGCATCCTCAGCACCGATGGGCGGTTTCCCCTGGCTCTGGCCTCCTTGCAGTACCCCTTTTTACCACCAGGTGGGGCTTCTGTACGAAGAGGGTGTTCGCAAGGCCCAGAGCAGCGACTCCAGCAAGAGGACCTTCTCCGTGTACAGCAGCTCTCGGCAGCAGGGCCGCTACGCCCCCAGCTATACCCCCAGGTCTGGCTGGTCAGGGGAGCCCCAGGGGAAAGGGACAAAAGAGGGCGAAGGTGCAGAGCGGGCTCTGATTCCTTGTCTCCCCCAATCCAGTGCCCCGATGGACACCAACCTCTTGAGCAATATCCAGAAGCTATTCTCTGAACGTATTGATGTGTTCAGCCCTGTGGAGTTCAACAAGGTCCGACTTCCAGCGTGACTCAGACTTCCAGGGAGCCCGGGGAGGGTTGGCTGGAGCAGCCCTATACCTGCCCAAGGAGCTCCAGGACTCTGTGACCAACTAGGGGTGACCCTGACCCTCCAGTCTCTGTCTCTGGGGCTGTTCTTAGATAGTACAGAGTGCCCTGCCCCCAAATCCCACAGCCATTGTCCCAACCTTGGTGTGTGCCCAGCCTGAGTCTCTGGGTGCTGACCTGGGATGACTCTGCCCTTGTCCTTATCCCCACAGTAGTCTTGGGGCCTTCCCAGGGTTTTCTGTTCACCCATGGTTCCTGCCCCACCTCACCCCAAGCTCAGGGATGCCTGATTGCTGGGCCCTACCTGTCCCCTGCCCTCCAGATGACGGCGCTAATATTGTATCCCTCCGCTCTTATCTGGCCCTGGAGACTTTCTGCCTCATCCCAGCTACTTCCATCGTATGTCTCCCCGGCCCCTGCTTGGAACTTGGGTGACCCCCCCCCCCAACACCTGCTGTCCCCAAGCTGCATCCCTGTGTACCTGTCTGCAGGTGTCGGTGCTGACTGGCATCATCAAGATCAGCCTGAAGACGCTGCTGGAGTGTGTGCGGCTGCGCACCTTTGGGCGCTTCGGGCTGCAGCAGGTGCAAGTGGACTGCCACTTTCTGCAGCTGTACCTGTGGCGTTTTGTGGCCGACGAAGAACTGGTGCACTTACTGCTAGACGAAGTGGTGGCCTCGGCTGCCCTGCGCTGCCCAGACCCTGTGCCCATGGAGCCCAGTGTGGTCGAGGTCATCTGCGAGCGCGGCTAGGCGCAGCCGCTGCCATGCACAGGCCTGTCCCGGCGCCCCATGGCACCCAGGCTCTGGTCTCCGCCCGGTGGTTCCCGCAGGCAGGTGTCAGGACCTACCTAATAAACATGTGTGGCCTCCTCCTCTCGCTTGCTGGGCGGGCCTTTCCGAGGGCGGGGTTTTGAAGCTGAGGCTTCTGAGGCGCCCGCGTCGGGTCCGCCCCTGAGTGCCGATTGGCTGGTGTGCTGGGCCCAGGATGGGCAGGGGGCGGGTCCATTTAAAAACCCTGGGACAAGAGCGGTCCTTGTCTGCACTCGGTGTCCAGGCAGGTGCAGGCGCCGTGGGGCCGGATCCTCCGCGCGGACAAGTCCATCTCCTGGGAAATGGGGCGGACTGTGTTTCCTTGACCGACTATTGTGAACGCCCTCTCTCCGGCGGAGCGGAGACCATGGCCCCTCCTGAGGGCCCCCGGGCCCCGCTGGAATTCGGAGGGCCCCTGGGTAATGGGGCAGCGAGAAGGGACCTGGGGCAAAGGCTGAGCGAAGGAGAGCTGGAGGGGGTGAACTAAGAGCGGAGACAGGATCTGAGGATGGAAGGTTTTGCGGGTGTCCGAGGCAGAGGGACCCGGGGGTTTGCAGCGAAGGTGTCTGGAGAGGGAGAGCTGAGCAGGGGTCGGTTCTGGGGGCTGCAGAACGGGGATTTATGGTGTCGactgggagcaggaggagggtcTTGGGGAGAGCGGGGGACCAAGATGGACGCCTGGGAAAGGAACTGGGAGGCAGCGGGGTGCCTGAGGGCTGAGGAGGGGTGCAGAGGCACACTCTGGGAATGCCGAAAGGGTCCCGCAGAGACGTCAGAGCGCCCGTGGGGGacggggtggggagctggggcgCTGGGGGCGGACGCCCGATGTGATGGCCCATCCCGCAGGCGCCGcggctctgctgctgctgctgcccgcCACCATGTTCCACCTGCTCCTGGCGGCCCGTTCGGGCCCCGCGCGCCTGCTGGGTCCACCCGCGTCCCTGCCTGGACTGGAGGCGCTGTGGAGCCCACGGGCGCTGCTGCTGTGGCTCGCCTGGCTCGGCCTGCAGGCGGCGCTCTACCTACTGCCGGCGCGCAAGGTGCGGGTGCCGCTCGCGCACGCTCGGGGGAGGGAGGCGGAGGGGCTCGGCGAGGGAGAGGACGCTCTGGGCCTTATCAGAGCCCCCTTGGACCCGCAGGTGGCTGAGGGGCAGGAATTGGAGGACAAGAGTCGCCTGCGCTATCCGATTAACGGTGCCTGGGGGACGGGCCCTCGCGCTGGAGTTAAGCGGCCGGGGGTGGAGCTCCAGCCCTAGCGGGGAGGTCCACGGAGATtggcccccaccccaggctcctTTGTATGCCTCTTTGTGAGCCCCAGGACAGACGCCGGGGGCTCTCCGTAAGCCCCTCGTCCCCACACCCTTACCCTATTTACTGCTACTCCGTGCACCACAGCAGTGGCTGGGGTGATCCTCTGAAGGCCAGGGTGGCAGCCTAATGCTTGGGGCAGGGTCTGCGGCCCCCCTGAGTTTTGGGCTCTGTGTGTGTTCGCAGGGTGGGGATGTGGAGGCGTGCAGCCCCAGGGCTCACTGTGTGCTGTGGTTTAGGCTTCCAGGCCCTGGTGCTGACAGCCCTGTTGGTGGGACTGGGGGTGTCAGCGGGGCTGCCTCTGGGGGCGCTCCCGGAAATGCTCCTGCCCTTGGCGTTTGTCGCCACCCTCACCGCTTTCATCTTCAGCCTCTTTCTCTACATGAAGGCGCAGGTAGCCCCAGTTTCGGCCCTGGCACCTGGGGGGATCTCAGGTGAGAGGGGTTCTAGGGGTGGAGATGGAGGCAGATCGGGGCGTCTGCCTGTACATTCACTCTCCAATATTCTCCAGGCAATCCGATTTACGACTTTTTTCTGGGACGGGAGCTCAACCCTCGTATCTGTTTCTTCGACTTCAAATATTTCTGTGAACTGCGACCTGGCCTCATCGGCTGGGTATGTTGGGCTTGACTGAGCTGGCCTAAGACCAGGGGGAGGGTTAGGGTGGGTGAGCAGCGcttgggcagggcagggccaaaACTGTGCAGACACGAATCATTAATCATTCCTATTCCACAAACATTTGCTAAATCCACCTGTGCCCTAGGCACTGCTCTAGGTACTgggagacaaaaataaagttagaggcaagaaaaacatttttgccGCAGAGAGCCTACATTCTGGTGGGAAAGACtgacaaaaaataagtaaagtataTATAGCATGTCAGGGATAACATCAGGAGAGCACGTGCAATTCTCAACAGCAGTCAAGCACAAAATCTATTTCCAGGGAGTGACCGCATGCTGCTTGGTGGTCAAAGCAGTGCACAACCTGAAATTGATCACTGGGTTTAGCAACCTACCCATCACTGGTGGCCTTGACAACATTCCAACTGTGATCTCTGGTTCTGTGGCCAAGATGACCCAAAGAGACTCTTGGGCAAGGCCTCTCCTGTTGCCCTGGAAATTATCTTACCCGAGGCAGGAGTGCCAAGTGCCCACCCTGGATCTGGGCCCTGGCCTGACAACACTTTCTGAGGccactttctcatctgtgaaatgggataaaATTAAAGCTTTCTCCTAAGATTACTGGGAAGATTAGAAGAGGTAATCTGTATGACAGAACAGAGCTCAGTGTAAAATGCAGGCACCCAGCACAGGGTTGCTCTGGCTAGCCACCACTGAGCACGTACCACTTGCTAG
The genomic region above belongs to Papio anubis isolate 15944 chromosome 12, Panubis1.0, whole genome shotgun sequence and contains:
- the TM7SF2 gene encoding delta(14)-sterol reductase TM7SF2 translates to MHRPVPAPHGTQALVSARWFPQAGAGAVGPDPPRGQVHLLGNGADCVSLTDYCERPLSGGAETMAPPEGPRAPLEFGGPLGAAALLLLLPATMFHLLLAARSGPARLLGPPASLPGLEALWSPRALLLWLAWLGLQAALYLLPARKVAEGQELEDKSRLRYPINGFQALVLTALLVGLGVSAGLPLGALPEMLLPLAFVATLTAFIFSLFLYMKAQVAPVSALAPGGISGNPIYDFFLGRELNPRICFFDFKYFCELRPGLIGWVLINLALLVKEAELRGSPSLAMWLVNGFQLLYVGDALWHEEAILTTMDITHDGFGFMLAFGDIAWVPFTYSLQAQFLLRHPQPLGLPMASAICLINAIGYYIFRGANSQKNTFRKNPSDPRVAGLETISTATGRKLLVSGWWGMVRHPNYLGDLIMALAWSLPCGVSHLLPYFYLLYFTALLVHREARDERQCLQKYGLAWQEYCRRVPYRIVPYIY